A stretch of the Polynucleobacter tropicus genome encodes the following:
- the tsaD gene encoding tRNA (adenosine(37)-N6)-threonylcarbamoyltransferase complex transferase subunit TsaD: MIVLGIETSCDETGVAIYDTTPWEAGKPAFLGILGQGLHSQIAMHRDYGGVVPELASRDHIRRVLPLLDQSLVQSGLKLGNIDAIAYTQGPGLAGALLVGSAFAKSLAQGLNLPTIGVHHLEGHLLSPLLGQTAPQFPFIALLVSGGHTQLMKVSGIGQYELLGETLDDAAGEAFDKTAKLLGLDYPGGAAISKLAEKGRVGIFDLPKPMLHSGDLDFSFSGLKTAVLNQVKKFEARSVTEPTEVVQFHADLARSFVDAIVTVLVSKSEKALKQTGCKHLVLAGGVGANLQLRNALNEKAMKNGFEVHYPPLELCTDNGVMIAFAGALRMLSKNNGSTTSGAFDIKPRWDLQSNNLI, from the coding sequence ATGATTGTTTTAGGCATAGAAACTTCCTGTGACGAAACCGGGGTGGCAATTTATGACACAACCCCCTGGGAAGCGGGAAAACCTGCATTTTTAGGCATTCTAGGCCAGGGTTTACACTCTCAGATCGCCATGCACCGGGATTATGGGGGCGTTGTTCCTGAACTAGCTTCTCGAGACCATATTCGCCGAGTTTTACCCCTTTTAGACCAATCTTTAGTCCAATCTGGCCTTAAATTGGGCAATATTGATGCAATTGCCTATACCCAGGGGCCCGGCTTAGCCGGCGCCCTGCTGGTTGGGAGTGCTTTTGCTAAATCTTTGGCCCAAGGTCTCAATTTACCCACAATCGGGGTTCATCACCTCGAGGGCCATCTCCTTTCCCCGCTCCTTGGTCAAACTGCCCCGCAATTTCCATTTATTGCCTTATTGGTTTCTGGGGGGCATACCCAGCTCATGAAAGTTTCCGGAATTGGTCAATACGAACTTCTGGGCGAAACTTTGGATGACGCTGCTGGTGAAGCTTTTGATAAAACCGCCAAATTACTGGGATTAGATTACCCAGGTGGCGCAGCGATCTCGAAGTTGGCAGAAAAAGGTCGTGTCGGCATTTTTGATTTACCAAAACCGATGCTGCACTCTGGCGATTTGGATTTTTCTTTCTCGGGTCTGAAGACTGCCGTTCTCAATCAAGTGAAAAAGTTTGAAGCGCGGTCCGTGACAGAACCTACAGAAGTGGTGCAATTTCATGCTGACCTTGCAAGAAGCTTTGTCGATGCTATCGTTACAGTACTAGTTAGCAAATCAGAGAAAGCACTCAAGCAAACTGGCTGCAAACATTTAGTTCTTGCTGGTGGTGTGGGCGCCAATTTGCAACTGCGTAATGCGCTGAACGAAAAAGCTATGAAGAATGGCTTTGAAGTACATTATCCACCGCTAGAGTTATGCACCGATAACGGTGTCATGATTGCATTTGCAGGTGCACTACGTATGCTGAGCAAAAATAATGGCTCCACAACTTCTGGAGCCTTTGATATCAAACCCCGCTGGGATTTGCAAAGCAATAATTTGATTTAG
- the xseB gene encoding exodeoxyribonuclease VII small subunit translates to MASKKSESSKPGLEVQIDPDLRYEQAVKELEKLISDMESGKFSLEETLLAYQRGAALLKHCQGVLAQVEQQVRVFEA, encoded by the coding sequence ATGGCAAGCAAAAAGTCAGAGAGTTCAAAACCAGGCCTTGAAGTCCAAATCGACCCAGATCTGCGTTACGAGCAGGCAGTCAAGGAGCTGGAGAAGCTCATTTCCGACATGGAGTCCGGCAAATTTTCCCTTGAAGAGACCTTATTAGCCTATCAACGCGGCGCAGCCCTGCTTAAACATTGCCAAGGCGTTCTTGCTCAAGTAGAGCAACAAGTGCGCGTGTTCGAGGCTTAA
- a CDS encoding polyprenyl synthetase family protein, whose amino-acid sequence MTAIASQGWLKLHSERVESALDRLLDSPQTIPHRLHEAMRYAARGGGKRIRPLLVYAAGQLGKSSSADQEQMLDAAAVAVECIHAYSLVHDDMPCMDDDDLRRGRPTVHKAFDEATALLVGDALQTRAFEVLATAPGDANQRLKMIACLAAASGSRGMAGGQAIDLESVGKKLDLPGLKQMHAMKTGALLSCAVELGGIAANLNAEQLAKLDQYSKALGLAFQIVDDVLDATADSQTLGKTAGKDAAANKPTYVTLMGLDYAQQQAKELQEIAMSSLDGFGIQAQALKDLALLVVNRGK is encoded by the coding sequence TTGACGGCAATTGCATCTCAAGGGTGGCTCAAGCTTCACTCTGAACGAGTGGAGTCTGCTTTAGATCGTTTACTCGATTCACCGCAAACTATTCCACATCGTTTGCATGAAGCAATGCGTTATGCCGCACGGGGTGGCGGCAAACGAATTCGTCCTTTGTTAGTTTATGCGGCCGGTCAATTAGGAAAGTCATCTTCTGCTGATCAAGAGCAAATGCTCGATGCAGCAGCGGTAGCGGTGGAGTGTATTCATGCCTATTCATTAGTGCATGACGATATGCCCTGTATGGACGATGATGATTTACGTCGAGGTAGGCCTACTGTTCATAAAGCATTTGATGAGGCGACTGCATTATTGGTGGGCGATGCATTGCAGACTCGTGCTTTTGAGGTTCTGGCCACTGCGCCGGGAGATGCAAATCAACGTTTAAAAATGATTGCTTGTTTGGCCGCAGCATCAGGCTCCCGTGGCATGGCTGGTGGTCAAGCCATTGACCTTGAGAGCGTTGGCAAGAAATTGGATTTACCAGGCTTAAAGCAAATGCATGCCATGAAGACTGGCGCATTACTATCTTGTGCCGTTGAATTAGGTGGCATCGCTGCTAATCTCAATGCAGAGCAATTGGCCAAATTAGATCAGTACTCAAAGGCGCTTGGTTTGGCGTTTCAAATTGTTGATGATGTTCTGGATGCGACAGCAGACAGTCAAACACTTGGAAAGACCGCCGGGAAAGACGCTGCCGCAAACAAGCCGACCTATGTGACCTTGATGGGTTTAGACTATGCACAGCAGCAGGCTAAAGAATTGCAAGAAATCGCCATGAGTAGTTTGGATGGTTTTGGCATTCAAGCCCAAGCTCTAAAAGATTTAGCTCTATTGGTAGTCAATAGAGGTAAATAA
- the dxs gene encoding 1-deoxy-D-xylulose-5-phosphate synthase, whose amino-acid sequence MTLLSINSPDDLKKLSREELPALADELRQFVLDSVSKTGGHLSSNLGTVELSIALHYVFDTPRDRIVWDVGHQSYPHKILTGRRDRMNTLRQYKGLSGFPHRAESEFDAFGTGHSSTSISAAMGMARAFQTKGERQVAVAVIGDSAMTGGMAFEAMNNAGVYDDLPLVVILNDNDMSISPAVGALNRHLARLLSGSIYSTTKKGIDSVLSIAPPLREFAKRLEDHAKGMVSPATIFQEFGFNYFGPIDGHDLDALVPMLQNVRRLALEGRGPQFLHVVTKKGQGYELAEADPVLYHGPSKFNPQEGVKKVAASKKTFTQVFGEWLCDMAHADPMLIGITPAMREGSGLVEFEKNFPKRYYDVGIAEQHAVTFAAGMACEGMKPVVAIYSTFLQRAYDQLIHDVALQDLPVLFALDRAGLVGADGATHAGAYDIPFLRCIPNMLVMTPADEAECRDLLTTAFHQSHPSAVRYPRGSGVGTIPSSELRTLPLGKGEIRRKSSAPAGRRVVILAFGTLLFSALEAAESLDATVANMRFVKPLDVDLIQSLAADHDYFVTIEDGAIAGGAGSACLEALTKLGIQKPLLQLGLPDEFIEHGDYQLLMTKCGLDVEGITNSIKQRFPVVSVANSVISGK is encoded by the coding sequence ATGACTTTACTTTCGATTAACTCTCCTGATGATCTAAAAAAACTGTCGCGCGAAGAGCTGCCCGCTCTTGCTGATGAGTTGCGTCAATTTGTTTTGGATTCTGTTTCGAAAACGGGCGGTCACTTATCTTCCAATTTGGGAACTGTAGAGTTATCCATTGCTTTGCACTATGTGTTTGACACACCACGCGATCGAATTGTTTGGGATGTGGGTCACCAAAGTTACCCGCACAAAATACTGACGGGTCGTCGTGATCGCATGAATACCTTGCGTCAGTACAAAGGTCTTTCGGGTTTTCCGCATCGCGCAGAGAGTGAGTTTGATGCCTTTGGTACAGGGCATTCTTCAACCAGCATTTCCGCGGCGATGGGAATGGCGCGCGCTTTTCAAACAAAGGGCGAACGACAAGTAGCTGTTGCGGTGATTGGCGATAGCGCCATGACGGGTGGCATGGCTTTTGAAGCGATGAACAATGCTGGCGTCTATGACGATTTGCCTTTAGTGGTGATATTGAATGACAACGATATGTCGATTTCGCCAGCAGTGGGCGCGCTCAATCGTCACCTTGCTCGATTGCTGAGCGGCAGTATTTATTCCACCACCAAAAAAGGAATCGATAGCGTTCTCTCGATTGCGCCTCCGTTGCGTGAGTTTGCGAAACGCTTAGAGGACCATGCTAAAGGCATGGTGTCACCAGCAACGATCTTCCAAGAATTTGGCTTCAACTATTTCGGCCCAATTGATGGCCATGATTTGGATGCGCTCGTTCCGATGTTACAAAACGTTCGACGCTTAGCATTGGAAGGGCGCGGACCACAGTTCCTCCATGTCGTGACTAAAAAAGGCCAAGGATATGAGTTGGCTGAAGCGGATCCAGTTTTGTATCACGGCCCTAGTAAATTCAATCCGCAAGAGGGTGTTAAAAAAGTAGCTGCTAGCAAGAAAACCTTTACTCAAGTTTTTGGTGAATGGCTTTGCGATATGGCCCATGCTGATCCGATGTTGATTGGCATTACTCCAGCGATGCGTGAGGGTTCGGGCTTGGTAGAGTTTGAGAAGAATTTTCCGAAGCGTTATTACGACGTAGGTATCGCCGAGCAACATGCAGTTACTTTTGCTGCTGGCATGGCTTGTGAAGGCATGAAGCCAGTGGTGGCAATCTATTCCACTTTCTTGCAACGTGCCTACGATCAATTGATTCATGATGTAGCTTTGCAAGATTTACCAGTACTGTTTGCGCTCGATCGCGCGGGATTGGTTGGTGCGGATGGCGCAACTCATGCCGGCGCATATGACATTCCTTTCTTGCGCTGTATTCCGAATATGTTGGTGATGACGCCAGCAGATGAAGCGGAGTGTCGTGATCTATTAACAACAGCATTTCATCAATCGCATCCAAGCGCAGTGCGTTATCCACGTGGTTCTGGTGTGGGCACGATTCCTTCAAGTGAGTTACGCACTTTGCCATTAGGCAAGGGTGAGATTCGTCGTAAGTCATCTGCACCTGCGGGTAGGAGAGTAGTGATTTTGGCATTTGGTACTTTGCTCTTTAGCGCATTAGAAGCCGCTGAAAGTTTGGATGCCACCGTTGCTAATATGCGTTTTGTAAAACCATTAGATGTGGATTTGATTCAATCGCTTGCAGCAGACCATGATTACTTTGTCACGATAGAAGATGGTGCGATTGCTGGTGGCGCTGGTAGTGCTTGCCTTGAGGCGCTCACAAAATTAGGAATTCAAAAGCCCTTGCTTCAATTAGGTCTTCCTGACGAATTCATTGAGCATGGCGACTATCAGTTGCTCATGACTAAGTGCGGCCTTGATGTTGAAGGCATTACAAACTCGATAAAGCAGCGTTTTCCAGTGGTATCCGTGGCAAATTCGGTGATTTCAGGCAAATAA
- the folE2 gene encoding GTP cyclohydrolase FolE2, with the protein MNDMNPAFLKASAMPDVQSTLDKRALPIEQVGIRGVRHPLTIRSKAGNFPSVGTFEMDVALPAHVKGTHMSRFMALLQKQEQAVDSTTVVALVRDMLPLLDAKEGHVQFTYTHFVKKAAPVSGVESLMDYEVTWMATAKQNATGETNVDLGLRAQVPVMSLCPCSKEISEFGAHNQRSHVTMTVALDSATQMTVEDLVAAAESEASSELWGLLKRPDEKWVTEHSYSNPKFVEDLVRDVAGRLKAEQRIQSFVVEAENFESIHNHSAFARISHKK; encoded by the coding sequence ATGAATGACATGAACCCCGCCTTTCTGAAAGCTAGCGCAATGCCTGATGTGCAGTCCACTTTGGACAAGCGCGCATTGCCGATTGAGCAAGTCGGTATTCGTGGCGTGCGTCACCCATTAACGATTCGCAGCAAAGCTGGAAACTTTCCATCTGTAGGTACATTTGAAATGGATGTAGCTTTACCTGCACATGTGAAGGGTACACACATGTCACGCTTCATGGCGCTGTTACAAAAGCAAGAGCAGGCGGTTGATAGCACAACAGTAGTTGCTCTCGTGCGCGACATGTTGCCTTTACTTGATGCCAAAGAAGGTCATGTGCAATTTACCTATACCCACTTTGTAAAAAAAGCGGCACCAGTTTCTGGTGTTGAGAGTTTGATGGATTACGAAGTGACTTGGATGGCAACGGCCAAACAAAATGCCACCGGTGAAACTAACGTTGACTTGGGCTTGCGTGCGCAAGTGCCGGTAATGAGTTTATGCCCTTGCTCAAAAGAGATTTCAGAATTTGGTGCGCATAATCAACGCTCACATGTCACGATGACAGTGGCGTTAGACTCAGCAACTCAAATGACAGTAGAAGATTTGGTTGCGGCTGCCGAGAGCGAAGCATCAAGCGAACTTTGGGGTTTACTTAAGCGCCCAGATGAAAAGTGGGTGACCGAACATTCCTACAGCAATCCTAAATTTGTTGAAGATTTAGTGCGCGATGTCGCCGGTCGTTTAAAGGCAGAACAGCGTATTCAGTCTTTTGTGGTTGAGGCTGAGAACTTTGAATCGATTCATAACCACAGCGCATTTGCCAGAATCTCGCACAAGAAATAA